One Natator depressus isolate rNatDep1 chromosome 6, rNatDep2.hap1, whole genome shotgun sequence DNA window includes the following coding sequences:
- the LOC141988462 gene encoding serine protease 27-like produces the protein MGRLCSPLALALLAMTLLQGAQGSWKQAGCGQPRISGRIVGGGDAPRGRWPWQVSIQHNGHHFCGGSLISAQWVVSAAHCFQLSDLVSSYRVNLGEYQLSYPSQCRISSPVSQIFVHPKYNSTWKSADIALLQLKEPVQYTNEILPVCLPGPSDSFPDNHMCWVTGWGRIDSEVSLPPPSTLQEVQVQLVGTAACNALYNIDPDPKIGRDPVKPDMICAGYAEGQRDSCQGDSGGPLACDHNGTWLLMGIVSWGDGCGKPTRPGVYVQTVAYGEWIWGHTGSGSQASTMGNCKSETNDARPCFSSFVLLFTTLLMSL, from the exons ATGGGGCGTCTCTGCTCCCCACTGGCCCTAGCACTGCTGGCGATGACCCTAttgcagg GTGCTCAAGGGAGTTGGAAACAGGCAG GGTGTGGCCAGCCCAGGATCTCAGGCCGAATTGTTGGGGGCGGGGACGCCCCAAGGGGCCGGTGGCCGTGGCAGGtcagcatccagcacaatggaCACCACTTCTGTGGTGGGTCCCTCATCTCAGCCCAGTGGGTTGTCTCAGCAGCTCATTGCTTCCAATT ATCTGACCTTGTCTCTTCCTATCGTGTGAACCTGGGGGAGTACCAGCTCTCCTATCCCTCCCAGTGCCGGATCTCATCCCCTGTGAGCCAGATCTTTGTCCATCCCAAATACAACAGCACGTGGAAGTCTGCCGACATTGCCCTACTGCAGCTCAAAGAGCCAGTGCAATACACCAATGAAATCCTCCCTGTCTGCTTGCCAGGCCCCTCCGACTCCTTCCCTGACAACCACATGTGCTGGGTCACTGGTTGGGGGAGAATAGACTCTGAGG tctctctcccaccccccagcacacttcAGGAGGTTCAGGTTCAGCTGGTCGGCACTGCAGCCTGCAACGCCCTCTACAACATCGACCCAGATCCAAAGATCGGCAGGGACCCCGTCAAACCCGACATGATCTGCGCTGGCTACGCCGAAGGGCAGAGGGACTCCTGCCAG GGTGATTCTGGGGGGCCGCTGGCATGTGACCACAATGGGACCTGGCTCCTGATGGGGATCGTGAGTTGGGGGGATGGCTGTGGCAAGCCCACTCGTCCAGGTGTCTATGTCCAGACGGTGGCCTATGGCGAATGGATATGGGGGCACACTGGCTCAGGGAGCCAAGCCAGCACCATGGGAAACTGCAAATCCGAAACGAATGATGCCAGACCCTGCTTCAGCAGCTTCGTGCTTCTCTTCACCACTCTCCTGATGTCACTGTGA